A portion of the Intestinibacillus sp. Marseille-P6563 genome contains these proteins:
- a CDS encoding HD domain-containing protein, translating to MKEKFLNIFRNQITRRGADKLLEWMESTDFFTAPASTRFHAAYEGGLLEHSLNVYEVLISKHYDKEKDDLESFTIASLLHDICKAGFYTTEYRNRKNDRGEWEKVPVYAIDDKFPYGHGEKSVFLIERFMRLKNEEAVAIRWHMGGFDDTARAGSFAIAHAYERYPLAVKLHLADLEATYLHEQRHEEDLV from the coding sequence ATGAAAGAAAAGTTTTTGAATATATTTCGCAATCAGATCACCCGGCGGGGCGCGGACAAGCTGCTCGAATGGATGGAGAGCACCGACTTTTTTACCGCGCCCGCATCCACACGCTTCCATGCAGCCTATGAGGGCGGTCTGCTGGAGCATAGCTTAAATGTCTATGAGGTGCTTATCTCCAAGCATTACGACAAGGAAAAGGATGATCTGGAGAGTTTCACCATTGCATCCTTGCTGCACGACATCTGCAAAGCCGGGTTCTATACCACCGAATACCGCAACCGCAAGAACGACCGCGGGGAGTGGGAAAAGGTGCCGGTGTATGCCATTGACGATAAATTTCCCTATGGCCACGGCGAAAAGTCGGTATTCCTGATTGAGCGGTTCATGCGCCTGAAAAATGAGGAGGCGGTTGCCATCCGCTGGCACATGGGCGGCTTTGACGATACGGCGCGGGCGGGCAGCTTTGCCATTGCCCATGCGTACGAAAGGTATCCGCTGGCCGTCAAATTGCATTTGGCCGACCTGGAAGCGACCTATCTGCATGAGCAGCGGCATGAGGAGGACCTGGTATGA
- a CDS encoding CCA tRNA nucleotidyltransferase: MMELPRGVQKALTALEQAGYPAYVVGGAVRDHLRGVTPHDFDLCTAATPEETRQVFAQERVAETGLKHGTVTVLLDGAPIEITSFRVEGRYSDGRHPDQVRFVRDLESDLARRDFTVNAIAFSPTRGLQDPFGGQADIQARRLRAVGDPEHRFTEDTLRILRGLRLMAETGFALECDTADALRVLAPTMTRVAPERLAAETLRLLCGRYAGRVLREYTDVMGVVLPEILPMRGWQQRNRYHRYDVLEHSIRALEQIPADPALRLAALYHDTGKPHCMTIDEKGVGHFYGHPKLSAAMAEQRCLALRLPNAIREAVVFLADHHDIPIDSEPKTVRRRLAQFGETRVRQLLMMKKADGVARGTHAEYIGQYQQLEQQINAMLRSRDCLTVHSLALDGYALMRLGLQGKQIGQMQRYLLEQVLDDPARNTPETLTHLVELHREEPT; this comes from the coding sequence ATGATGGAGCTTCCCCGTGGGGTGCAGAAGGCACTCACGGCGCTCGAGCAGGCGGGATATCCGGCGTATGTGGTCGGTGGCGCGGTGCGCGACCATTTGCGCGGGGTGACGCCTCATGATTTTGATTTGTGTACAGCGGCAACACCCGAAGAGACCCGTCAGGTTTTTGCGCAGGAGCGCGTGGCCGAAACCGGGCTGAAACATGGCACAGTCACTGTTTTGCTCGATGGGGCCCCCATCGAAATCACCTCATTCCGGGTGGAGGGCCGCTATTCCGATGGCCGGCATCCCGATCAGGTGCGGTTTGTACGTGATCTGGAAAGCGACCTAGCCCGGCGGGACTTTACGGTCAATGCCATTGCATTCAGTCCAACCCGGGGCTTACAGGACCCCTTTGGCGGGCAGGCAGACATCCAGGCCCGGCGATTGCGCGCCGTGGGAGACCCGGAGCATCGGTTTACCGAAGATACGCTGCGGATTTTGCGCGGTCTGCGCCTGATGGCCGAAACCGGCTTTGCGCTGGAATGCGATACCGCGGATGCGCTGCGCGTTTTGGCGCCCACCATGACCCGGGTGGCGCCCGAGCGGCTGGCCGCGGAAACGCTGCGGCTGCTGTGCGGCCGGTATGCCGGCCGGGTGCTGCGGGAATATACCGATGTGATGGGTGTGGTGCTGCCCGAGATTCTGCCCATGCGGGGATGGCAGCAGCGCAACCGCTACCATCGCTATGATGTTTTGGAGCATTCCATCCGGGCGCTGGAACAGATTCCCGCCGATCCAGCCTTGCGGCTGGCGGCGCTGTATCATGACACCGGCAAGCCGCACTGCATGACCATTGACGAAAAGGGTGTCGGCCATTTTTATGGACATCCTAAGCTGAGCGCGGCCATGGCCGAGCAGCGCTGTCTGGCCTTGCGGCTGCCCAACGCGATTCGGGAAGCGGTCGTTTTTCTGGCCGACCATCACGATATTCCGATCGATTCGGAGCCCAAAACCGTCCGGCGGCGGTTGGCGCAGTTTGGAGAAACACGGGTGCGACAGCTTCTGATGATGAAAAAAGCAGACGGGGTCGCCCGCGGGACGCATGCCGAATATATTGGCCAATATCAGCAGCTGGAGCAGCAAATTAACGCCATGCTGCGCAGCCGCGATTGCCTGACCGTGCATTCGCTGGCGCTCGATGGCTATGCGCTCATGCGTTTAGGGCTGCAAGGCAAACAGATTGGACAAATGCAGCGCTATCTGCTCGAGCAGGTGCTCGACGATCCGGCGCGCAATACCCCGGAAACACTCACGCATCTGGTGGAGCTTCATAGGGAGGAACCGACATGA
- a CDS encoding DUF896 domain-containing protein yields MTEEKIARINALAKKAKTEGLTEAEQAERQALRQEYIESFRRNLKSQLDNTVVLNPDGTAYHLKQKKGKA; encoded by the coding sequence ATGACCGAAGAAAAAATTGCACGCATCAACGCCTTGGCCAAAAAGGCCAAGACCGAGGGTCTGACCGAGGCCGAGCAGGCCGAACGGCAGGCGCTGCGGCAGGAATACATTGAAAGCTTTCGCAGAAATTTAAAATCGCAACTGGACAATACGGTGGTTTTGAACCCAGACGGCACCGCATACCATCTGAAACAAAAGAAGGGCAAAGCATGA
- a CDS encoding O-acetylhomoserine aminocarboxypropyltransferase/cysteine synthase family protein produces MKLETKCLHAGYKPENGGPGVMPIVQSTTYRFDSTAHIAGLFDMPTEYMYSRFANPTCDAVEKKIAELEGGVGAMLTTSGQAASLLSILNLCSAGDSFIAASTIYGGTINLFGVTLKKLGIECIWADAEASEEDIQKLFKPNTKAVFGETLANPALTVFDIEKWASIAHKSGVPLIIDNTFATPILCRPIEWGADIVIHSTTKYMDGHAVQGGGVIVDGGKFDWAASGKFPDFTEPDESYHGVVYTREFGAMAYIIKARMQLMRDFGCYPAAHSAFLLNLGLETLPVRMKQYCENATTVAKHLLSSDKIAGVRYPGLESDPYHARAQKYLPLGTSGVMSIDIKGGREPAMKFMDSVKLACNEVHVADIRTCVLHPASETHRQLTDEQLVAAGIEPGLVRLSVGLENVEDILADLDQALAQI; encoded by the coding sequence ATGAAACTGGAAACCAAATGTTTACATGCCGGGTACAAACCCGAAAATGGCGGTCCGGGCGTCATGCCGATCGTTCAGTCGACCACTTATCGCTTTGATTCGACCGCACATATCGCAGGCCTGTTCGACATGCCGACCGAGTACATGTACTCGCGCTTTGCCAACCCGACCTGCGACGCCGTCGAAAAGAAAATCGCCGAACTGGAAGGCGGCGTAGGCGCGATGCTGACCACATCCGGTCAGGCGGCCAGCCTGCTGTCCATCCTGAACCTGTGCTCGGCAGGCGACAGCTTTATCGCCGCTTCCACCATTTATGGCGGCACGATCAATCTGTTTGGCGTGACCCTCAAAAAGCTGGGCATTGAGTGCATCTGGGCGGATGCCGAAGCGTCCGAAGAGGACATCCAGAAGCTGTTCAAGCCCAACACCAAGGCAGTCTTTGGCGAAACCCTGGCCAACCCGGCTTTGACCGTTTTTGACATTGAAAAGTGGGCATCCATCGCACACAAGAGCGGTGTACCGCTCATCATCGACAACACCTTTGCAACCCCCATCCTGTGCCGCCCGATCGAATGGGGCGCGGATATCGTCATCCACTCGACCACCAAGTACATGGACGGCCATGCGGTACAGGGCGGCGGCGTCATCGTCGACGGCGGCAAGTTCGACTGGGCGGCTTCGGGCAAGTTCCCGGACTTTACTGAGCCGGACGAAAGCTATCATGGCGTGGTATACACCCGTGAATTTGGCGCCATGGCGTACATCATCAAGGCCCGCATGCAGCTCATGCGCGACTTTGGCTGCTATCCGGCTGCGCATTCGGCGTTCCTGCTCAACTTGGGTCTGGAAACCCTGCCGGTGCGCATGAAGCAGTACTGCGAAAACGCAACCACGGTTGCCAAGCACCTGCTCTCGTCCGATAAGATTGCTGGCGTGCGCTATCCCGGTCTGGAAAGCGACCCCTATCATGCCCGCGCACAGAAATACCTGCCGCTCGGCACCTCGGGCGTCATGAGCATCGACATCAAGGGCGGCCGCGAACCGGCGATGAAGTTCATGGACAGCGTCAAGCTGGCCTGCAACGAAGTGCACGTGGCCGATATCCGCACCTGCGTGCTGCATCCGGCGAGCGAGACCCACCGTCAGCTGACCGACGAGCAGCTGGTCGCGGCCGGCATCGAGCCCGGTCTGGTCCGTCTGTCGGTCGGTCTGGAAAATGTCGAAGACATTCTGGCCGATCTGGATCAGGCGCTTGCACAGATTTAA
- a CDS encoding GNAT family N-acetyltransferase, whose translation MEIREILPWDKPHFCRMVHAFYRLPAVAHVIPDDHAERTFDLLMHDTPYARCFVAADAHDVPHAYCLCAITWSNEAGGLCVWLEELMVEDTLRGQGIGQKLIAAVRAAYPDAARFRLEVTDENPRAAALYRTLGFEDLEYRQMVLDR comes from the coding sequence ATGGAGATCCGCGAAATTTTACCGTGGGACAAGCCGCATTTCTGCCGCATGGTGCATGCGTTTTACCGTCTGCCGGCAGTCGCGCATGTTATCCCGGATGACCACGCCGAACGCACCTTCGATCTTCTCATGCACGACACCCCCTATGCGCGCTGCTTTGTCGCGGCTGATGCACACGATGTCCCGCATGCGTACTGCCTGTGCGCGATCACCTGGTCCAACGAGGCCGGCGGTCTGTGCGTATGGCTGGAAGAACTGATGGTGGAAGATACGCTGCGCGGCCAGGGCATCGGCCAAAAGCTGATCGCCGCTGTGCGCGCTGCATATCCGGACGCGGCCCGTTTCCGCCTGGAAGTCACCGACGAAAACCCGCGTGCCGCGGCACTGTATCGCACGCTTGGTTTTGAGGATCTGGAGTACCGGCAGATGGTACTCGACCGTTAA
- a CDS encoding RluA family pseudouridine synthase, translated as MRIVEYRAEHDGVLVGRLLRREGISHRLLVELKKDPEGITVAGQPVRSIDRLHAGDVVQVQVRETDRSDIVPQPGLPLSLAYEDEDLFVVRKPAGMAVHPSPQNRENTVANALAARYQQRGEPFAFRAIGRLDKNTSGLLVLAKNALSACLLTAAAQQKRMFHEYLAVCTGELPPEGTIDAPIGRVDGSVIARQVRPDGERAVTHYTRLAYANGYSLARIRLETGRTHQIRVHMQYIGHPLPGDFLYGPNDMGRIDRHALHAAFLTLPQPVTGERLCFSDPLPEDMRRFFPEL; from the coding sequence ATGCGCATTGTCGAATATCGGGCCGAACACGACGGGGTACTGGTCGGGCGGTTGCTGCGGCGGGAAGGCATTTCCCACCGCCTGCTCGTAGAACTGAAGAAAGACCCGGAGGGTATCACGGTCGCGGGGCAGCCGGTGCGGTCGATCGATCGGCTGCATGCCGGGGATGTGGTGCAGGTGCAGGTGCGCGAAACCGACCGGAGCGACATTGTGCCGCAGCCCGGCCTGCCACTGAGCCTTGCGTACGAGGATGAGGATTTGTTCGTTGTTCGCAAACCGGCCGGGATGGCCGTGCATCCCTCGCCGCAAAACCGGGAGAACACGGTCGCCAATGCACTGGCGGCGCGGTATCAGCAGCGGGGTGAACCGTTTGCTTTCCGAGCCATCGGGCGGCTGGATAAGAACACTTCCGGCCTTCTGGTGCTGGCTAAAAATGCGCTGTCCGCCTGCCTGCTGACCGCCGCGGCGCAGCAAAAGCGGATGTTCCATGAATATTTGGCTGTGTGTACCGGGGAGTTGCCACCCGAGGGCACGATCGATGCGCCCATTGGCCGAGTGGACGGCTCGGTCATTGCGCGCCAGGTGCGGCCGGATGGCGAGCGGGCGGTGACCCATTACACCCGTCTGGCGTATGCAAATGGCTATTCGCTGGCGCGCATTCGGCTGGAAACCGGCCGCACCCATCAAATCCGGGTACATATGCAGTATATCGGCCATCCGCTGCCCGGGGATTTCTTGTATGGGCCGAACGATATGGGGCGAATCGACCGCCATGCGCTGCATGCCGCTTTTTTGACGCTGCCGCAGCCGGTCACCGGCGAACGGCTTTGTTTTTCCGACCCGCTGCCCGAAGATATGCGCCGGTTTTTCCCAGAACTATAA
- a CDS encoding M42 family metallopeptidase, with protein sequence MNQIETLEKLCALPGVTGFEQSAARTVAEMLRPLVNKVDIDPFGTVTGILVCPRPKAKTVLLDAHLDQIGFIVTEVLEGGFLRFMPVGGVDPRMLLGCEVTILTPTPLYGIVSCTPPHLMQPGDADKAVPIHEMLIDTGLLDAASRIPVGTPIVFRQPLVRLGKDAVSSKCLDDRAGVLAILQALKKIDRKKLGVHVAVMFSAQEEITSLGAMTGTFRLRPDYAIAVDVSHAKTPDAPADETFAFGGGVMIGMGPNMNTALTRALIRLARAEEIDYQIEVMEGDTGTNAWTMQIAACGTAQAILSIPLRYMHTPIETMHLSDLDATADLIASFVQHFDGEVSL encoded by the coding sequence TTGAACCAAATCGAAACCTTGGAAAAACTGTGCGCCCTGCCCGGCGTGACCGGTTTTGAGCAATCTGCCGCCCGCACGGTGGCCGAAATGCTCCGGCCGCTCGTCAACAAGGTCGATATCGATCCGTTTGGTACGGTGACCGGCATTCTGGTCTGTCCGCGCCCAAAGGCCAAGACCGTCCTGCTGGACGCCCATCTTGACCAGATCGGTTTTATCGTCACCGAAGTGCTGGAGGGCGGCTTTTTGCGCTTTATGCCCGTTGGCGGGGTCGACCCCCGCATGCTGCTGGGCTGTGAGGTCACCATCCTGACCCCTACCCCGCTGTATGGCATCGTTTCCTGTACGCCGCCCCATCTGATGCAGCCGGGCGACGCCGACAAGGCGGTGCCCATCCACGAAATGCTGATCGACACCGGCCTGCTGGACGCGGCGTCCCGCATCCCGGTCGGCACCCCGATCGTCTTCCGCCAGCCCCTCGTGCGGCTGGGAAAGGACGCCGTTTCGAGCAAATGCCTGGATGACCGCGCCGGCGTGCTGGCCATCTTGCAGGCCCTGAAAAAGATCGACCGCAAGAAACTCGGCGTCCATGTCGCGGTGATGTTTTCCGCCCAGGAGGAAATCACTTCGCTCGGCGCCATGACCGGCACATTCCGTCTGCGCCCGGACTACGCCATCGCGGTGGATGTCAGCCATGCCAAGACGCCAGACGCTCCCGCGGATGAAACCTTTGCCTTTGGCGGCGGCGTGATGATCGGCATGGGGCCGAACATGAATACCGCACTGACCCGCGCGCTCATCCGCTTAGCGCGCGCCGAGGAAATCGACTACCAGATCGAAGTCATGGAGGGCGACACGGGCACCAACGCCTGGACCATGCAGATCGCCGCTTGCGGTACAGCGCAGGCGATTTTGTCCATCCCGCTGCGCTACATGCACACCCCCATCGAAACCATGCATCTGTCTGACCTAGATGCAACCGCTGATCTGATCGCATCCTTTGTGCAGCACTTTGACGGGGAGGTGAGCCTGTAA
- a CDS encoding M42 family metallopeptidase produces the protein MLELLKTLCALSGPSGEEDAVRAFIREQAEPHADEIRTDAMGNLMVFRTGARKPEKPMLVCAHMDEVGLIVKRITDDGMLKFGFVGGIDPRVVIGRRVKFGDTAGVVGIKAVHLTKASERRRMPDTKDLYIDIGASSKKAAQAKVSLGDYGVFDSDVVEFGDGLLKAKAIDDRVGCAVMLKLLEEKPALDTWFVFTVQEETGLRGSATAAFALDPAACLVLEGTTAADLAEAPGHKQVCALRRGPVLPFMDRSTIYDQTLLTQLRDTAVQLGLPWQLKQMTSGGTDAGRIHKIRAGVPTVGLAAPVRYIHSPVSVAAVCDMENMLVLARSFLQGLAQTTE, from the coding sequence ATGCTGGAACTGCTCAAAACCTTATGTGCCCTGTCCGGCCCTTCGGGCGAGGAGGACGCCGTGCGCGCCTTTATCCGCGAACAGGCCGAACCACATGCCGACGAGATCCGTACCGACGCCATGGGCAACCTGATGGTCTTTCGCACGGGCGCCCGCAAGCCGGAAAAGCCCATGCTCGTGTGCGCACATATGGACGAAGTCGGTCTGATCGTCAAGCGCATCACCGACGACGGCATGCTCAAATTCGGCTTTGTCGGCGGCATCGACCCGCGGGTGGTCATCGGCCGGCGGGTCAAGTTTGGCGACACAGCCGGCGTGGTCGGCATCAAGGCTGTCCATCTGACCAAGGCATCCGAACGCCGTCGCATGCCGGACACCAAGGACCTATATATCGACATCGGCGCTTCGAGCAAAAAAGCCGCGCAGGCCAAGGTATCCCTGGGCGATTACGGCGTGTTTGATTCCGATGTGGTCGAGTTTGGCGACGGCCTGCTCAAGGCCAAGGCCATCGACGACCGCGTCGGCTGCGCGGTCATGCTCAAGCTGCTCGAAGAAAAACCGGCGCTTGATACCTGGTTCGTCTTTACCGTACAGGAGGAAACCGGTCTGCGCGGGTCGGCAACCGCTGCCTTTGCGCTCGACCCGGCGGCCTGCTTGGTGCTGGAGGGCACGACCGCAGCCGATCTGGCCGAAGCGCCGGGGCATAAACAGGTCTGCGCGCTGCGGCGCGGTCCGGTGCTGCCCTTTATGGACCGCTCGACCATCTATGACCAGACCCTCCTCACCCAGCTACGCGATACTGCTGTCCAGCTCGGCCTGCCATGGCAGCTCAAGCAGATGACTTCGGGCGGCACGGATGCTGGCCGCATCCATAAAATCCGCGCCGGGGTACCCACTGTCGGACTGGCAGCGCCGGTGCGCTATATCCATTCCCCGGTTTCGGTGGCTGCGGTCTGTGATATGGAAAATATGCTCGTTTTGGCGCGCAGCTTCCTGCAAGGGCTGGCCCAAACAACAGAATAA